The Taeniopygia guttata chromosome 27, bTaeGut7.mat, whole genome shotgun sequence region GGAAGCAGTTCTGCCAAGGCTCAGGCTGGTTTTTCCCTCCGTATCATCTGCTCTAAGGAGTTATCCATCTGTTGGCTGGGTCAGCACAATGAGCTGTGACTCAGGAAACACCTTCCTGGCCGAGAAGCTTCTGGCTGGACAGGAAACACCTGGCAAAATAGAtgagatatttattttcttccccccGCCTTTGAAATGCTTTCACATGATTTCCAgtggcaggatttgggatgtgaAAATGGGCTCTGCAGTAATTCACTTTAAAAGGCTGCTTCATCCAGGTTTCTCCTTGCTCCAAAGCTCTTGGAGATGTTGTGGAGACCATCTACCCCCTTCCTCTCTGTGCTTCTTTGCAGGCTTGATCACAGGCATTACCTCCTGGAGTGTCCCCACAAATACAGCGTGGCTGATCTGAGGCAGGTGAGAGCTGTGTATggtcatagaatggtttgggttggaagggaccttaaagaccacccagacccaccccctgccatccagttccacctcccactagaccagattgctcctAGCCCCCTGACCCAGTTGAAAACACCCCAGTGTCCATGGGGATACCACGTGCTGCTCCTTCAGCAAGAGGTTCCCAGCAGGGTTTTTCAGTGATACCCCAGCTGGGAGCCCCATCCTGGCAGGTTGTGggtgctgctctcagcagtCTGGGGTCCCTTTGCACCACAGCCTTGTGGGCTGGGGGGTGTTTTGGAGGACAGAttgggggttgttttgggggacaggctgggggtgttttgggggacAGACTGGGGGTGTTTTGGAGGACAGGCTGGGGGGTGTTTTGGAGGACAGGctggggggtgttttgggggacaggctgggggttgttttgggggacaggctgggagtTGTTTTGAAAGACAGGCTGGGGGTTGTTTTGGAGGACAGGCTGGGGGTGTTTTGGAGGACAGGCTGGGGGTGTTTTGGAGGACAGGCTGGGGGTGTTTTGGAGGACAGGCTGGGGGGTGTTTTGGAGGACAGGCCCTGCCTTGAGGGGCAGCCCAAAGAATGGGTGTGACACAGCAAaccccgccggggccgggctccaGGAGCACtgacccctgtgtccccccagatCGCTGATGGCACCTTTGAGACCTTCCTGCAGTCGCTGCTGCAGTTCGCATCCCACCACGTCTACAGCTGCGACCTGTGCACCCAGCGCGGCTTCATCTGCCAGATCTGCAACAGCAGCAACATCATCTTCCCCTTCGAGTTCGACACTACCACCAGGTGAGTGAGCCACCTCTGCCCCGTCCCAGCAGTCAGGACACCCAAGGGTGCAGCTGCCTTACGCCAGGAGCCCCAACCTACCCCTGAGTTCTGTTCACAGACCCCACCTCCAAGGCACGTGGGGAACTGGAAATGACTCTGAGGTGGTTGTGCATCCTCATGATGCCTGCAGCCTTGTGGGAGTTGCATCCTCATGGTGCCCATGTCCTCATGGGAGCCCTGTCTTCATCTCCCACATTCTTGTGGGAGCCACATCCTCGTGGTGCCCATGTCCTTGTGGGAGCCACGTCCTTCCTTGTGCTTCCCCTATCCTTGTGGGACTCATCCTCACAGTGCCCACGTCTTCGTGTCCACGTCCTCATGGAACCCATCAGCTCCAGGATGCTCCAGACCAAATCCAGGCTGTTTGGGGCAAGAGCACACCATGCTCAGAGATCCAAGATGTCACCAAGAGAGGTGGCTTTGCAGAATGAAGATGCAGAGCCACCAGCACCTTCCTGTCAACCTGGAAAGgccctgctgggtgctgggtgccagggcagacaaggggctggagggaggaggaggaggaggaaggttcTGCATGTCCCTGTCTTGCTCACCTGGCCAGTGCCTCTCCAACTCAGGGTCAGTCTGACCCCTTGtaggggctgcaggagggaaggggaagcagCAGTGGGCCTGCTTCCCTCTACAGCCGTGGAAGGAAGGACAGACACATGGACACAGATTTCACAGACTGCTGGAATGGTGTGTgttggagggaccttaaagcccatccagtgctatgggcaggaacaccttccaagtcctgtccaagctggccttggacacttccagggcagccacagctgctctgagagcagaggtgGATGGGGGGCAGCACTGTGGAtgtgctgggagaggctgaggatattcccagcaggaaagggGTGATACTGGCTCTCACTGGAGTTTTCCCCTACCCACGGAGCTTCCATTCCCCACAGGTAGAGTTACCTGTCCTGCAGTGGGGTcagctgtgggtcagggtgcAGCAGCTGGACAGAAGTTGGAATCAGGATGGGGATGGTGCTAGAGGGGAGCTCTTATCCCCACCACCATCAGGGTTTGCTGAAGAAGTCAAACCCTTCCAgcccaggagcctgctccattGTAGGTGGAGAGATCCACATACCCCTGGTTATGCCACAGAATTGTGGAATCATTCATGTTAGAAAAGCCTTGTAAGACCACAGAGTCCAGTTCCCCCAGgactgccaaggccaccactgaccaaTGTCCTCAGGTACCACATCCACAGGTCTtttaaatccctgcagggatggtgactccaccacttgcctgggcagcctctgtcagagttggagaattgtttcagtgaagaaattttccataatatccaacctaaacctcccctgaggCAACTTGAGGCCgtttcctcttgttctgtcttAGCCTATTTGGCATTGAGCACAATCCTGGCAGAGAGATTTCACAGTCTCATGGGCTGCGTGGTCTCACTTTGCCTGGCAATCCCTTAAAGTGAGCAGCAATACCCAGAACCTGCAGAAAATGCCACAGATACCGGGATCCGTGGGTGCTCCGCGTGTTCCAGGGCTACGAGTATTTCCgtggaggaggagcagcgctGCACTGAGCTCATTATCAAGGACAACAACATCCCCAGGGGACtgattttccctggaaaaagagcagccaggctctggaaAGTGCTGGCACgcagggctgagctggctggCGGCCTGCCGGAGGTCTCGTGTCCCGTGGAGCCGAGCTCTGAAGTTTGTTGACGTCTTTCTTTCTCACCCTGACGGAGGAGGCTGTGCAGGAAAGCGGCTCAGCCGACATCCTCGGGGAGCTGAACGTGGcttcctgcccctctgcccggCCCGGGCCGCCGGGTCAGGCCAGCACTCCTGCAGGATGTGTCTGCAACGCCTCAAACAATCACCCCGCCAGAGCAGGACCCTCTCCTGCTCTGGAGCTCAGGGGGAACTAGAAGCAGGAGATCCCGATTCTCGCTTGGAACCACACTGGGTAAAacttcccaaatcccctcacaCATGGAGAGCAGCCGCTCCAGCCTGTCCATGCACAAGCCTTTCCCTGTCCCGAGTcagggtttgcagctcctctcCAGAGCAGGATTTCGCCCCAGCTGATTTGCTGTGGTCCTTTTCCTGGCACTGCCGGGTGTTTTCTGCCTCTGTCCCACGTATCTTTTGGGGAATTAAGGTGTTTCGTGCTGTTCACACATGGATTGTACACCAGGTATTTGCACAGCGAAGATAaatctggctgctctgctggcatgTGGCTGAGCCACATTTTACTGCCACTGAGGAGTTGGGGATCACAACCCAAAAACTGATCTCAGCCCTTGTAGCAGGGATGTTTCTGCTGGGCCCTGCTCTCGGGGGAGGGGTCTGCACCCCAGCCATGGAAAGCAGAGGGTCCCCAACAGAGATGCTGTCACAGGGTTTGGTGATGAGGGATCAGTGTCAGGGGCTGGTGTCACAAGATTGTGTCAAGAGATCAGTGAATCAAGGGTGGATGTCTGAGGTTTGGTGTCACAGGATTTGTTGTGTAGGGGGTGTTGTCACTTGAACTGCACTcagtgctggcagagcagggcacaaACCTCAGCTCAAACCTCACTCCCATCTCTCTCACGCATTGGCAGCGCCCACCGTGCTCCTTCCGGCCCAGCTGCTGCACTCGGAACTGCTGGGgtgggtgaggagctgctggggtgggtgaggagctgctggggtgggtgaggagctgctggggtgggtgaggagctgctggggtgggtgaggagctgctggggtggatgttccacttgagcagctgctgctcctgcgcCCAAGGTTCCTCCTgagccggggctggggctctgctcAGCGACTGCTCAAACCACACCAGGACAGGGAAGTGTCCCCTGTTCAGTGGGGAAGTTTAGTCTTTGTCCTGACGTTACCAACACAGTgagtttcattttttccttcttttcccaggTGCAGTGAATGCAAAACTGTCTTCCACCGGGACTGCCACGCCCGGGCCCCGGCGTGCCCACGCTGCGAGCGGCGGCAGCGGTACCAGCGGCAGCTGGAGGCCAGCGCAGAGCCCAGCCTGTAGCCTGGCACTTACCTCGACACTACCCTCGCAgtggggatggcaggagggagaGAGCAGAGCCCCCTGCCTGAGAGCCCATCCTGccctgggaacagggacagTGTGGGGTGGGTGCTCCTGCCCCTGGAGGGACCTTCTGCCCACCCAGGGCTAAAGAAAGGGGCTGGAAAAATCCATCCCCCTTCACACTAACCGGGTGCTGTTCCCTGTCACCCTCCTGGTGCCAATATCCCCTTGCAGTGGAACCCTGCGGCTCTTCAGGGTGTCATCCCAGAATTCCAATCAAGGGTGTGAAGAACTGACGTTGATCAAAGCTCTAGTTTTTTAGTATACTGAAAACTGGTATTTTTTTACATGGGGGTTTTGCACAACTAGGCTGCTCTGGGTGGTAGAGCCAcgcagggaggggacaaagtGACACTTGTGCCTTTAGGGACCTGCATGCCCATGGGGACCGTGGGTGTCCCGAGCATCTCCCACTCAGACAGCCCAGCCAGGGCCGTGGCCTCCGGGGAGAGCCAGGGAGAGCCAGGCCGCTCCTCCTGGCTGCTCATCCTCGGGAGAAATTTTATTCTCCTTTAACCCCTTCCCACACAAAGATAATTAAAGTCTATTTAACAACAAGTGAAGCAATTTCTGATTTTACTTCTCTACAGCGGGACATCATCACAGTTTGAACCTGACACAGTGTCTGTGGGAAGaggattgggaatggggatgcTGCCTGTCCCTTGTCCTCTATCCTCTGtcctccctgcccatcccctgTCCTTCTTGCCCATCCTCCAGGGTTTCACTTGGGCAAGTGGTTGGGGGTCccttccccattttccctgcCCCATTTTCCTTCCCGACTGCTCCTGGTGTCAGCTTCTCCTGTTGTTGCTTGCCCCACCACTCATGTGCTTGGGGGACCCCTTCCCTGGGGTGCGTGGGGACAAAACCTagggcagggcagctcccacgGGGCCCCCCTAATGGGgtccccatcccactgcccGGGGAGGCCGTGCCAGATCCGGCAGCAGCGGGGCTGGGCCCTTCCTGCGGCAGGAACCTCCCGAGGAGCCGTTTCCTCGTCGGGCGGCAGCGGGTCCGCTCCGCCACCATCCCCGGCCGCCCGCCGAGGGGACAGGACGCGGAGCTTCAGCTGGGGCCGGGCATTCACCCCGCCGGAGCCCGGCCCCGTCTCTCATCGAGGCGGCGGCGGAAACCGGGCGGGTCGGGACCGGCCCGGCGCGGGCACGAGCGGCACCGGGggcgcgctcccgccccggcGGCGGCCGCAGGTGAGAGCGGAGCTCGGGCACCGCGGGTTTGGGGAGAGGGGGCGCAACGCCTTGGGACTCGCTGGCTTTGGGGTGTCGGGCATGGTGGCAAGGATGTGACCCCAGGGTGTTCCAGCAGGTTCGGGCGGTTTGCGAAAAAACCGCCGCGTAGTGCTGCAGCTCAGCGGGGACCCcgagggagctgagctgggggaTTCTCGGTCCAGCAGAGGTTGGGCGCTGCCCTCACCCTTCCCCTGCCCCGTGTCCCGCAGGCGGAGGGAGGTGCGGGGAGGCCATGGAGGCGGCGGAACCGGCGGAGGAGGCGCTGGTGCTGGTGGAGTACGGCTTCGAGTACCGCGCCAAGGACGGCACCTTGGTGTCCATCAAACCCAACGAGCGCTATGTCCTGCTCAAACGCACCAACCCGCACTGGTGGCACGTCCGCAGGAGCGGGGACGCGCGGCCCTTCTACATCCCAGCCCAGTACGTCAAGGAGCTGCCGCCCATCgccgccccagccccgctggACCCCCCACCATCGGGACATGCTGCGACAGAACCGGCCGCGCTCGTCCCTCAGCCCCCGCCAGCCTACGAGTATCGGTTCATCGGCGCCGTCGAGCCGGGGGAGCCGGCAGGAGGGTGCCCGGTGCCCAGGAGGGACTCGGTGCCCAGGAGGGACTCGGTGCCCAGGAGGGACTCGGTGCCCAGGAGGGACTCGCCACCATCACTCAGCTCTTTTCGGGTCCTCCCGGAGCTGACCCCGCGCCCCGCTGAGCCTGTGAGACCTTCGCACTCCCTGGATGACCTGGCGCGGGTGACACCAGCACCTCgcagtgccactgctgccaTGGGGGCACGGGGGGACTCCCCAGGACACGCTCGGCCGCTCGGGAAGAGCCGCTCCGAGACCCTCTGCGCCTCCGGCAAGGACAGGGACGTGGCCAGGAGGTGGCCGGGAGCCGGCCCTGCGGTTCAGGTACGGTGACAtccccagtgatgtccccaaAAGCTCCGCTGGAGGCGGGGGGGTGGTGTATTTAACGGGTGGGGGTGTTGAGCCTCTCCCCCTCGGCTGATTCAGTGGCCGTGTTCCCCCACCGTGGTTCTGTGACCCCCAGCACAGAGAGGTGACACCCCGGCACCGCAGCCACTGCTGGGACCCCCCAAGTCTCCCCACCAAGATGACCCCATAGGACAAACCTACAGGTGGCCCCACCTGTAGAATTAACCATTTAGGAGGTGTGAGGGACCCCCTCACACAGGGACCCCCCCGCACACCCTCCCGCCTGGCCCCCACCCTCATGGGCACCCCTGGGCTCTCTCAGCCCCCTATTCTGCAGAACCCCGTGGTCTCTGGAGCGGCCTCGACGTCACCCAGAGGGGTTTTGTAGTGATCTCAGGTTCCCGGAGAGTTCTGGGATGAGAGGAGACAGAAAGGGTTAACAGGGAAGCGCGGCAGCTCCTCCCTGCCGGGGCGGGAGCCTCACCTGGGCGCAGCACCCATTGACCgaggtgggtgctgggtgcaCCCCGGCACAGGCCAGCGCCCCGACACCCCAAACCAACCAGTAAGTAGCAAagggctctgcccagcaccCCCTGGGCTGCACCTCCCCTAGGGGGGCACCCAAGGGTGGGGGTCCCCGCCGGTCATTCACCTGCCACCAACGTGGGCCGGGGTGAGACAGTGCCGGCAGAGGGGTGGGTCCCACGACCTTGTCCACCCCCCACTTGTCCCCGAGCACCTCACTTCGGAGTAACCCCGGGTACCTGGAGCACCCAAGCCTGGGTGTCCCCCACTTCAAGGGTGGCTGGAGGGATTGTGCCACCTGGGGGAGTTGCTGGAGGAAATGGGGTATTTGTGGTAGGGGGCTGTGCTTTACACCGCATTTCCCACCCCATTTTCACctcatttttaccccattttatACCTTGTGCTCTCAGCTGTGCCTTTTGCACACCCAAAGCCACTGAGCCACCCTGGGGGTGACCCAGCATTGTCCCcaaccccagtgccaccacggGGGcattccccttccctgcccaaaTCCAACCAGTGCTAATACCATCCAGCATCAGGCATGGCAGGACCATGGTGTCCTCAGTCCTGCCACCATCTGCactccatgggatgggatgggatgatcCCAGTGTtgtggggacacagcagctCCAGATCAGCTTCCATTTGAGGAGTGTGACACCAGATGGGCCACCCAAAATCATCCCAGTGCAATTCCTGCTCAGCATCATGCTGGAGCAATTCCTACTCGGTTGGTTGACCTTGGCTTTGCCAGAGCGAGTGGCAGGTTGTGGGCTATGGGTGACAACAACCCCAAGAGAAGCCAGTTCCGCCCTGGGCGTCTCTTCCGCTCCCCGAGCTCTGGCAGGAAGCGCGGTGGGTGCAGGGCCCGGCTCGGGCACCGGCGGTGTCACCGGAGCCTCGTGGTGTCCCCAcggctgtccccaccctggtgCCCTCAGTGCTGCCCCGCTGTCACCGCGATGGGTGACCGGGCACCGGGGGGCCCGCGGCGGGCCCGGAGCAGGgcgctgcagctgctgcacttgGGGAAGGTAGGCAGCACCCAAGGGTGCTCCCAGCCGGGGGACaggggggtgttttggggtcaCCCCTTGCCAGGCTCCCCCTCGGGTTTCCCTGGGATGCCACAAGGCGCATCCCAAAGCGGGGAGGGGCACCCAGCCCCCCCCAGGGGTGAGAAACCCCCAGGGATGCACCCATAGGAGAGAGAGAGGTGCTGGGGGGGGCTCTGTGCCAGGGGTGCTCCATTGCCACCCCCATGTCCTTTGTCCCCAGGAGGAGGGCAGACCCCCCGGTAGTTTCTGGCCCTGCTCACCAGGGTGGGGGGGTCGTGGGGTAATGGGGGGAGGATGAGGGATGTCATCAAGCTGCTGTCCCACTCTGatccagggtgtccccaaggacaGTGCACCTACTGTCACCTCCCTCGGGGTGATGGGCAGGGCTGCAGTTGGGACCTTTGTCCCCACAGCCATTAGTGAGAAAGTCAGGCTGTAAAGCTGGGGAGATCAAAGGGTGAtggtgggaggggtgggggtcCCCACTGGCAGCACCCTCCTGGTCCCAGGGGACACATCCCCCTACACCAGGCATCCCCACGAGTGGGGccagccaggctggtgctggggaTGCTATTTTGGGATGTGGTGATGGGACTGTCTGGTTCAGCATCCGGCTCTGGGCAGGAggccggggctgtgggtgctggaaATGTCCCAGGGTGCAGGCGGTGAGGGTGCTGGGGTGCAAGCGTGGGTGAGATGGGTGCgagttttggggtgctgggaggtgggagaagaggctgggggtgcaggggatGAGCAGGTTGGAAGTGTTGGGAGGGCAGATTTCAGTGCAGAGGTTGTGGGGGTTCATGGTTTGGATGTcagagctgtgggtgctgcacagagcaggggatGCAGGTACCAGTGATGCAGGTGTGGATGATGCAGGGGATGCAGGTACCAGTGATGCAGGTGTGGATGatgcaggggatgcaggtgtGAATGAGTGAGTAGCAGGGACACAGGTGTTGATGATGTGGCTGACATGGGTACCTGTGATGGAGGTGCTGATGTAGGTGCTGATGATGCAGTGACACAGGTACCAGtggtgcaggtgctgctgcaggtgctgcacaCAGTGGGTCATGCAGGTGCCAGTGACATGGTGCTGGTTGTGAGGgtactgccagcagcaggtgacacaggcaGCAGTGACACAAGTGCTGGCCCTGGGGACTTTGATGTCCCTCCATGTGCTCATCCCTGTGCCAGTGGGTGCTCCCTGCCCCACTCTGGGTGCTGTGAGTGCCCCTCTCCACCTCCTGGCATCCCATCActggcacctcctgccccacacTTTTGGGGGCCCAGCTCCAACTCCTCGGTGCCTCACCATCGGCCACCGGGACACCACAGTGGGGACATCCCAGCTCAGTAGTGACACATCCGTGTTCCCCCAGGCGCGCAAGGAGTCAGAGGAGACACCTGATCCCATCTACCTCAACATCCAGGAGCTGCGGGGAGAGGCCGCCGCCAGCTCGGCCCCAGAGGAACCCGTTGGCTCCGTGTCGGACTGGGAAACCCACACGGACACGGCCAGTGGacatttgttttattataaCCCGGTGACGGGTGAGACCACGTGGGATTGTCCCTTGGGGCAGGCGGCCGATGGAGTGAGTCCCGCCGCCTCTCCCGCCTCCTCGCTCGCACACAGCCCGGAGCTTCCCGAGTGGGAACAGCACGTGGATCAAGGAAGCGGACAGACTTTTTTCTATAATTCGGTGACAGGTGAGACGTCGTGGGACCCCCCCACTGCAGGAGGCACAGGCAGCCCCCGGGAGATGCACCCTGGGGCGACGCGGTACGGGCCCATGGAGCAGAGGGTGAGCACCCGGCGTGGCGTGGGGATGGGACTGGGGAGGGGCAGAGACAGGGATGGGGTtggagatgggaatgggattggagACAGGGATGGGGTTGGAGATAGGAATGGAATTGGAGACAGGAATGGGATTGGAAACAGGGATGGAGTtggagatgggaatgggattggagATAGGGATGGGATTGGAGACGGGAATGGGATTGGAGACGGGGATGGGATTGGAGACAGGAATGGGATTGGAGTCAGGAATGGGattggagatggggatggggttggagacagggatggggttggagacagggatgggattggagacggggatgggattggagatggggatgggattggaGACAGGGATGGGGTTGGAGTCAGGGATGGGATTGGAGACAGGAATGGGATTGGAGACAGGAATGGGattggagatggggatgggattggaGACAGGAATGGGATTGGAGACAGGGATGGGATTGGAGACGGGGATGGGATTGGAGACGGGGATGGGATTGGAGTCAGGAATGGGATTGGAGACAGGAATGGGattggagatggggatgggattggagtttgggatgggattggagacagggatgggatttgagatggggatgggattggagacagggatgggattggagacggggatgggattggagatgaaaatgggatgggatgaaaACGGAGACAGAGGCAGAGACTGGGATTGAGAAACATGTGGGAGATGAAATGGAGATGGAGATAGAAACAGATGGAGACAGATGAGAATGGAGATGACAACTGAAGATGGACATGAGTATGGGTTCAGGGGTGTAGGAAAGGGTGAGAATGCAGATGGAAACAGGGATGGGATGAAAATGGAGGCAGAGCTGAAGATTGAGAAAGGATGGGAGATGAAATTGAGATGAATATGGAAACAAAGATGGAGATGGGAACAGATACAGGGATGTAGAAAGAGGGGAATTGAGATGgagacagggctgggatggagatggagacaGGGATGAAGGTGGAGATGGgagacagagctgggaatgaAGATGAAGGTGCAGATGAAGATGGACAAGGAATGGATACTGGGATCGAGTTCGAGACAGAAATGGGAATGGAGATGGAGACAGGAATTGAGAtggagatgggaatggggatgatGGAGatggggctgcccccacctggGCAAGCAACCCAGAGATGCAGATCTCTTGGTTGGGCACAACATCTTgaactttctcttttctccagcCACCCACTCCAGAAACTGATTATCCTGACCTGTCTCCAGATGAGCTGGAGTGTTATCCTGAGGAAGACTATTCACCCATGGGCTCCTATGATCAGGGGGCCTCTCTCTGCCTGTCCCCGAGGCACCCCGAGGAGCTGGGCTCACCCCCGGGCTGGTATGGGCATGGCCACCCCGAGGGAATCATGTTCTACCCCGAGCACTTCGCCCCTGACACGGTACGGGatagggatggggacagggattggGACAGGGttgaggatggggatggggtctgggaaagggacaggagctggaagAGGGATgaacacagggatggggacagggatggggacagggatgggttatggacaagggcagggacagcagtgggGATGGAAACAGGATCAGGGACAGGGAAAGATGCAGACTGGGGTGACTGCCAGGGATAAACATCCTCACAAACCCACAGAGCAGGGGCCGCAGGGGCTCTAGGGTGCTATGggtgcacagcacagccctgtcctgccAGGGGCACCTCGGGCATCACctgccccctccctgcccaggtgccATCGGGTGGCCACCACGAGcgggccagcagcagctccagccaggacAGCGGGCTCTTCCCCTGGCACGGCGCCGCGTCACCGGCGCTGGGCAGCAAGGAGGAGAAGGTGAGCACCCAGAGAGGGGCACCCAGCCTGCCCTCACCCCATCACCAGGGAGAGCAAGGGGAAACTTTGACACCCCCACCCTCACTTTCCAGTTTAAAAGCCTTGAAAAAGCCGGGGTGCTCAACAGGACCAAGACGGTGGACAGAGGGAAGCGGCTCCGGTAAGAACGTCCCGGTGTCCCGTGCCTCTGGAGACAGGAGTCCAGCAGGGGGAAGGGGTTGTGCTATCCCTGTGTGAGCCCTGCTTCCCTCCCCAGGAAGAACTGGAGCTCCTCCTGGACAGTGCTGGAAGGGGGAATCCTCACCTTCTTCAAGGACTCCAAGCACTCAGCTGCCAGTGCCCTGGTAAGAGCCCCCATGGCCTTGGGGCAGGGCAGCACCCATGGGACAGAGTCAGCACCCATGGGACTGGGCAGGAACTCACAGGATGTGGCCAATATGTGTAGGATAGGGGTAGCACCCACAGGGAACATGGCACTGACCTCACCTCTGGGGTGGGAGTTCAGGACTCTGTCTAGGGGGTGCAGAGGCtatttggggagggggaccATG contains the following coding sequences:
- the ARHGAP27 gene encoding rho GTPase-activating protein 27 isoform X1; protein product: MEAAEPAEEALVLVEYGFEYRAKDGTLVSIKPNERYVLLKRTNPHWWHVRRSGDARPFYIPAQYVKELPPIAAPAPLDPPPSGHAATEPAALVPQPPPAYEYRFIGAVEPGEPAGGCPVPRRDSVPRRDSVPRRDSVPRRDSPPSLSSFRVLPELTPRPAEPVRPSHSLDDLARVTPAPRSATAAMGARGDSPGHARPLGKSRSETLCASGKDRDVARRWPGAGPAVQARKESEETPDPIYLNIQELRGEAAASSAPEEPVGSVSDWETHTDTASGHLFYYNPVTGETTWDCPLGQAADGVSPAASPASSLAHSPELPEWEQHVDQGSGQTFFYNSVTGETSWDPPTAGGTGSPREMHPGATRYGPMEQRPPTPETDYPDLSPDELECYPEEDYSPMGSYDQGASLCLSPRHPEELGSPPGWYGHGHPEGIMFYPEHFAPDTVPSGGHHERASSSSSQDSGLFPWHGAASPALGSKEEKFKSLEKAGVLNRTKTVDRGKRLRKNWSSSWTVLEGGILTFFKDSKHSAASALRHPSTLTTPEHTVKLHGATLTWAGRDKSSKKNVLELRTREGSEFLIQHDSEQIITAWHRAITDSIGRRGSDIPGEEETEIRAEFGSREKLGGGEERRAAAGQGTGSGESDTSRVRNKLRKFLQRRPTLQSLRERGYIKDQVFGCSLLALCERERGTVPRFVLQCIWTVERRGLDIDGLYRVSGNLATIQKLRYKVEHDEQLDLDDGRWEDIHVVTGALKLFLRELPEPLVPFSHFDKFIAAIKIQDLSLRGHCIRDLVLSLPPAHHDTMKVLFRHLCRVVEHKEENRMSVQSVAIVFGPTLLRPASEEGNMAMHMVFQNQVVEHILNHYGYIFPDG
- the ARHGAP27 gene encoding rho GTPase-activating protein 27 isoform X2; protein product: MGDNNPKRSQFRPGRLFRSPSSGRKRGGCRARLGHRRCHRSLVVSPRLSPPWCPQCCPAVTAMGDRAPGGPRRARSRALQLLHLGKARKESEETPDPIYLNIQELRGEAAASSAPEEPVGSVSDWETHTDTASGHLFYYNPVTGETTWDCPLGQAADGVSPAASPASSLAHSPELPEWEQHVDQGSGQTFFYNSVTGETSWDPPTAGGTGSPREMHPGATRYGPMEQRPPTPETDYPDLSPDELECYPEEDYSPMGSYDQGASLCLSPRHPEELGSPPGWYGHGHPEGIMFYPEHFAPDTVPSGGHHERASSSSSQDSGLFPWHGAASPALGSKEEKFKSLEKAGVLNRTKTVDRGKRLRKNWSSSWTVLEGGILTFFKDSKHSAASALRHPSTLTTPEHTVKLHGATLTWAGRDKSSKKNVLELRTREGSEFLIQHDSEQIITAWHRAITDSIGRRGSDIPGEEETEIRAEFGSREKLGGGEERRAAAGQGTGSGESDTSRVRNKLRKFLQRRPTLQSLRERGYIKDQVFGCSLLALCERERGTVPRFVLQCIWTVERRGLDIDGLYRVSGNLATIQKLRYKVEHDEQLDLDDGRWEDIHVVTGALKLFLRELPEPLVPFSHFDKFIAAIKIQDLSLRGHCIRDLVLSLPPAHHDTMKVLFRHLCRVVEHKEENRMSVQSVAIVFGPTLLRPASEEGNMAMHMVFQNQVVEHILNHYGYIFPDG